A section of the Kribbella sp. HUAS MG21 genome encodes:
- the ddaH gene encoding dimethylargininase, giving the protein MPTALIRRPSPRLAEGLVTHLERTPVDVDLARGQWQRYVDALHGTGWSTVEVPPIDDCPDSVFVEDTMVVYGDVAVIARAGATERRAEAAAAAETVAAQGYRVVPITEPGTLDGGDVLKIGATVYVGEGGRTNAAGIEQLRAALTPLGAEVRSVPVRKVLHLKSAVTALPDGTVVGYEPLVDDVTAFERFKAVPEEAGAHVVLLGEDRLLMAASAPKSAELFEGLGYTPVVVDISEFEKLEGCVTCLSVRLRG; this is encoded by the coding sequence ATGCCGACCGCGCTGATCCGCCGCCCGAGCCCGCGCCTCGCCGAAGGCCTCGTCACGCACCTCGAGCGGACGCCGGTCGACGTCGACCTGGCGCGCGGCCAGTGGCAGCGGTACGTCGACGCGCTGCACGGCACAGGATGGTCCACTGTCGAGGTGCCGCCGATCGACGACTGCCCGGACAGCGTGTTCGTCGAGGACACGATGGTGGTGTACGGCGACGTGGCGGTGATCGCGCGCGCCGGCGCGACCGAACGCCGGGCGGAGGCTGCGGCGGCCGCGGAAACCGTGGCGGCGCAGGGGTATCGCGTCGTCCCGATCACCGAGCCGGGGACGCTGGACGGCGGCGACGTACTGAAGATCGGCGCGACCGTCTACGTCGGCGAGGGCGGCCGGACGAACGCGGCCGGAATCGAGCAGCTGCGGGCGGCGCTCACGCCGCTCGGGGCCGAGGTCCGGTCGGTCCCGGTGCGGAAGGTGCTGCATCTCAAGTCGGCTGTCACCGCGCTGCCCGACGGAACGGTGGTCGGGTACGAGCCGCTCGTCGACGACGTCACCGCTTTCGAGCGCTTCAAGGCGGTGCCCGAGGAAGCCGGCGCGCACGTCGTACTGCTGGGGGAGGACCGGCTGCTGATGGCCGCGTCCGCGCCGAAGTCGGCGGAGTTGTTCGAGGGGCTCGGCTACACGCCTGTCGTGGTGGACATCAGTGAGTTCGAGAAGCTCGAGGGCTGTGTCACGTGCCTGTCGGTCCGCCTGCGCGGTTGA
- a CDS encoding tetratricopeptide repeat protein, producing the protein MSDERRGVYPFCGPCTAGSEAWRAAEVAGPMGRRFYGHRDVCEDCGSSVRTLYDTVLWVPVSKVGTFRIIRTGGRSYVGRRVLDAPAQTVVRREPVSAIAAHPELDRAPDYQQAELYRDANEPGQALPFYQTALAEREKVLAADDPATLRVRLRVAQGLLATANYGRAIAWFELVTPQLVAVFGPHHELTRTATEATTGARLMVGGPRSEAQLLADVVAADTEILAPGDPQLLRDRAALGKALLACGDIAEAVETLSQVVRDAPSAHPDTTVYRAALVEACEVAEARGKKRDGQLVDAARQLLNRAGGPTGT; encoded by the coding sequence ATGAGCGACGAGCGGCGGGGCGTCTACCCGTTCTGCGGGCCGTGTACGGCGGGGTCGGAGGCATGGCGCGCTGCCGAGGTAGCCGGGCCGATGGGGCGCCGGTTCTACGGGCACCGGGACGTCTGCGAGGACTGCGGCTCCTCGGTGCGGACGCTCTACGACACCGTGCTGTGGGTGCCGGTGTCGAAGGTCGGCACGTTCCGGATCATCCGGACCGGCGGGCGCTCGTACGTCGGCCGCCGGGTGCTCGACGCGCCGGCGCAGACCGTCGTACGGCGGGAACCGGTGTCGGCGATCGCGGCGCATCCGGAGCTCGACCGCGCGCCGGACTACCAGCAGGCCGAGCTGTACCGGGACGCGAACGAGCCCGGGCAGGCGTTGCCGTTCTACCAGACCGCGCTGGCCGAGCGGGAGAAGGTGCTCGCGGCCGACGACCCGGCGACGTTGCGGGTCCGGTTGCGGGTGGCCCAGGGATTGCTGGCGACCGCGAACTACGGCCGGGCGATCGCCTGGTTCGAGTTGGTCACGCCGCAACTCGTCGCGGTGTTCGGTCCGCACCACGAGCTGACGCGGACGGCGACGGAGGCGACGACCGGCGCACGACTGATGGTCGGCGGCCCACGCTCCGAGGCGCAGCTGCTGGCGGACGTGGTCGCCGCGGACACCGAGATCCTCGCGCCCGGCGATCCACAACTGCTGCGCGACCGGGCAGCTCTCGGGAAGGCGCTGCTGGCCTGCGGCGACATCGCGGAGGCAGTGGAGACGTTGAGCCAGGTGGTTCGGGACGCGCCGTCAGCTCATCCGGACACCACGGTGTATCGCGCGGCACTGGTGGAGGCGTGCGAGGTCGCCGAGGCGCGCGGGAAGAAGCGCGACGGGCAACTCGTCGATGCGGCGCGGCAGTTGCTCAACCGCGCAGGCGGACCGACAGGCACGTGA
- a CDS encoding DNA polymerase IV has protein sequence MRADPSVLHVDLDAFFAAVEQRDKPSLRGKPVVVGGIGVRGVVSTASYEARRYGVRSAMSTAEARSRCPHAAYLSPRFEVYRQSSQAVMAEMRALSPLVEPLSLDEAFIDLAASGLSGLTVEDVEAIAEDLKAAIRKVTGGLTASVGAGTSKLIAKIASDLDKPDGVVVVPAGTEAEFLAPMQVTVIPGVGPATAQRLSMAGVRTVADLQQLDEDELIRQVGSAHGTSLHRLAIAADDRPVVSDRETKSVSVEDTFETDIIDRALLAAISDRMAHRVAERLRKAQLSGRTVTVKTRMHDFTTHTRSSTLAGPTDDARVIARVARRLLEESDIGGGIRLLGVGVSSLADWIQDDLFTEDEHAANPVEVVELPSRPRDRVGFHPGQDVVHPDHGRGWVWGSGRGRVTVRFETAETPPGPVRTFSVDDPALTKVQHTTGADPDEEP, from the coding sequence GTGCGTGCGGATCCTTCGGTGCTGCATGTCGACCTGGACGCGTTCTTCGCGGCCGTCGAGCAGCGGGACAAGCCGTCGCTGCGGGGCAAGCCCGTGGTGGTCGGCGGGATCGGCGTGCGCGGCGTCGTGTCCACCGCGTCGTACGAGGCACGCCGGTACGGCGTCCGCTCGGCGATGTCGACCGCCGAGGCGCGCTCGCGCTGCCCGCACGCGGCGTACCTGAGTCCCCGCTTCGAGGTGTACCGGCAGAGCAGCCAGGCGGTGATGGCCGAGATGCGGGCGCTGTCGCCGCTGGTCGAGCCGCTGTCGCTGGACGAGGCCTTCATCGACCTGGCCGCGAGCGGCCTGAGCGGGCTGACGGTCGAGGACGTCGAGGCGATCGCCGAGGACCTGAAGGCGGCGATCCGGAAGGTGACCGGCGGCCTGACCGCGTCGGTCGGTGCGGGGACGTCGAAGCTGATCGCGAAGATCGCCAGCGATCTCGACAAGCCCGACGGCGTGGTCGTCGTACCGGCCGGGACCGAGGCGGAGTTCCTCGCGCCGATGCAGGTGACCGTGATCCCGGGTGTCGGGCCGGCGACCGCGCAGCGGCTGAGCATGGCCGGTGTCCGGACGGTCGCGGACCTGCAGCAGCTCGACGAGGACGAGCTGATCCGGCAGGTCGGCTCGGCGCACGGTACCAGCCTGCACCGGCTCGCGATCGCCGCCGACGACCGGCCGGTGGTGAGCGACCGGGAGACGAAGTCGGTCAGTGTCGAGGACACGTTCGAGACCGACATCATCGACCGTGCGCTGCTGGCGGCGATCAGCGACCGGATGGCGCACCGGGTGGCCGAGCGGCTGCGGAAGGCGCAGCTGTCCGGTCGGACGGTCACGGTGAAGACGCGGATGCACGACTTCACCACGCACACCCGCTCGTCGACACTCGCCGGTCCGACCGACGACGCCCGCGTGATCGCCCGCGTCGCACGCCGGCTGCTCGAGGAGAGCGACATCGGCGGCGGCATCCGGTTGCTCGGCGTAGGCGTCTCGTCACTGGCCGACTGGATCCAGGACGACCTGTTCACCGAGGACGAGCACGCGGCGAACCCGGTCGAGGTGGTCGAGCTGCCGTCCCGCCCGCGCGACCGCGTCGGCTTCCACCCGGGCCAGGACGTCGTCCATCCCGACCACGGCCGCGGCTGGGTCTGGGGCTCGGGCCGCGGCCGGGTCACGGTCCGCTTCGAGACCGCCGAGACCCCACCGGGCCCGGTCCGCACGTTCAGCGTCGACGACCCGGCCCTGACCAAGGTGCAGCACACCACCGGCGCGGATCCTGACGAAGAACCCTGA